A stretch of the Malus sylvestris chromosome 10, drMalSylv7.2, whole genome shotgun sequence genome encodes the following:
- the LOC126587044 gene encoding uncharacterized protein LOC126587044, translating into MADHSLVLGQNGDLPLRQNSHPGRGLNHNLVPGQSHGLALRHAPDQDLELGHGSHDDKQGFRHPHDHGLAFDQTNEQEIALQHRRIQNLEEEGLELEQDIGVETDQENVDVNENDNDLALTVATHELGLSDNHALSSVEGHDLHENLDLAMDQNQEMGIVPDSDMSLQQSQLLDTPPVLQYRSHAMTTNHQLAVGQEFPDVQSCRRALRDAAIALRFEMQTVKSDKTRFTAKCATEGCAWRIHAAKLPGVPTFTIRTIHEEHTCGGITHLGHQQASVQWVADSVEQRLRENPNYKPKEILEEIHRVHGIALSYKQAWRGKERLMAAVRGSFEEDYRLLPQYCDQIRRTNPGSIAQVYGSPDDSSFQRLFVSLHASIYGFLNACRPLLGLDRTHLKSKYLGTLLFATGFDGDGALFPLAFGVVDEENDENWMWFLSELRVLLENYAEYMPRLTILSDRQKGIVDGVELNFPTAFHGFCMRYLSDSLRKEFNNPLLVNLFWEAAYALTGIGFEQKLIEIEAISQEAAHWIKQISPRLWATAYFEGTRFGQLTANMVESINSWIVEASGLPIIQMMECIRRHLMTWFNERREMSMQWTGILVPSAEKCVLDAVALARTYNVIRANEAEFEVRTHEGSVTVDIRTRCCSCHGWQLCGLPCSHAAAALESCRQLVYRFTESCFTVANYRKAYSETIHPIPDRTLWKEIAGFPNEGNPEMWMVINPPKSLRPPGRPRKRRIRTEDGSRTKRVVHCSRCNQTGHFRTTCAAPI; encoded by the coding sequence ATGGCGGACCATAGTTTGGTTCTTGGGCAGAATGGTGATCTGCCATTGAGGCAGAATTCACATCCGGGACGGGGGCTGAATCACAATCTGGTTCCGGGTCAAAGTCATGGCCTTGCATTGAGGCATGCCCCTGATCAGGATTTGGAATTAGGGCATGGTAGCCATGATGATAAGCAGGGTTTTAGACATCCCCATGATCATGGATTAGCTTTCGATCAGacaaatgaacaagagatagCCCTTCAACATAGGCGCATACAAAATCTTGAAGAAGAAGGTTTGGAGTTGGAGCAAGATATTGGTGTTGAAACTGATCAGGAGAATGTTGATGTCAATGAAAATGACAATGACCTTGCTCTTACTGTGGCAACTCATGAGTTGGGTTTATCAGATAATCATGCATTGTCATCGGTGGAGGGCCATGATCTTCACGAAAATTTGGATTTAGCAATGGATCAAAATCAGGAGATGGGTATTGTGCCTGACTCAGACATGAGTTTGCAGCAATCCCAGCTTTTAGATACTCCTCCTGTCCTTCAGTATCGATCTCATGCTATGACAACTAATCACCAGCTGGCTGTTGGGCAAGAGTTTCCTGATGTTCAGAGCTGTCGAAGGGCACTGAGAGATGCTGCTATTGCCCTTCGCTTTGAGATGCAGACTGTCAAGTCTGACAAAACTCGTTTCACTGCCAAGTGCGCAACAGAAGGATGCGCTTGGCGAATTCATGCTGCAAAGCTGCCTGGTGTCCCTACTTTCACAATAAGGACCATCCATGAGGAACACACCTGTGGTGGAATCACCCATCTTGGTCATCAACAAGCCTCTGTCCAGTGGGTTGCAGATTCTGTGGAACAACGTTTGAGGGAAAATCCTAATTACAAGCCAAAAGAGATACTAGAAGAGATTCACCGAGTTCATGGCATTGCATTATCGTATAAGCAGGCATGGAGGGGAAAGGAACGCCTCATGGCAGCTGTTCGTGGATCCTTTGAAGAAGATTATCGACTCCTTCCTCAATACTGTGACCAGATCAGAAGAACCAATCCTGGAAGTATTGCACAGGTTTATGGGAGTCCTGATGATAGTTCCTTCCAACGCCTATTTGTTTCATTACATGCATCTATATACGGGTTTCTGAATGCCTGTCGACCTCTTCTTGGGCTTGATAGGACTCATCTGAAAAGTAAGTATCTTGGGACTTTGCTTTTTGCTACTGGGTTTGATGGAGATGGAGCTCTGTTTCCATTAGCGTTTGGGGTGGTTGACGAAGAGAATGATGAAAATTGGATGTGGTTTCTCTCTGAGCTGCGTGTCCTGCTTGAAAATTATGCAGAGTACATGCCTAGGCTTACCATTTTGTCTGATAGACAGAAGGGCATTGTTGATGGGGTGGAACTAAACTTCCCGACTGCTTTTCATGGGTTTTGTATGCGCTATTTAAGTGACAGTTTACGGAAGGAATTTAATAATCCTCTGCTTGTTAACCTTTTCTGGGAGGCTGCTTATGCTCTTACTGGCATTGGGTTTGAACAAAAACTTATTGAGATTGAAGCTATATCACAGGAAGCAGCCCATTGGATTAAACAAATTTCTCCTCGTCTGTGGGCAACAGCATATTTTGAGGGGACAAGGTTTGGGCAGTTGACTGCTAATATGGTTGAATCGATAAATTCTTGGATAGTAGAAGCATCTGGGCTTCCAATAATTCAGATGATGGAGTGTATCAGACGGCATCTGATGACTTGGTTCAACGAGCGTCGTGAAATGAGCATGCAATGGACGGGCATACTTGTTCCTTCTGCCGAAAAGTGTGTTTTAGATGCAGTTGCGCTTGCTCGTACTTACAATGTGATTCGTGCAAATGAAGCCGAATTTGAAGTTAGAACCCATGAAGGATCAGTCACGGTGGATATTCGTACCCGTTGTTGTTCATGCCATGGATGGCAGCTATGTGGGCTGCCATGTTCTCATGCTGCAGCAGCCCTCGAATCTTGCAGGCAACTTGTATATCGGTTCACAGAGAGTTGCTTCACAGTGGCAAATTATCGGAAAGCCTACTCAGAGACGATTCATCCAATTCCAGATAGAACTCTGTGGAAGGAGATAGCTGGATTCCCAAATGAAGGTAACCCGGAGATGTGGATGGTTATTAACCCGCCAAAGTCGCTTCGACCACCTGGACGACCAAGGAAAAGGCGAATTCGCACAGAAGATGGTAGTCGCACGAAACGAGTTGTGCATTGCAGCCGCTGTAATCAGACCGGACACTTCCGAACAACTTGTGCTGCCCCCATATAG